Below is a window of Impatiens glandulifera chromosome 2, dImpGla2.1, whole genome shotgun sequence DNA.
aatattagtaaagtcaaatatatatgaaaaattttaataaaacatattattaaaataaatttactatgttataatatatgttattaagtaaataaaatattatatttaatctgGATGTGTATAATCTAcctttagtttataatatttgtcatatatTGTTTATGTAattcttaacaaatttaaataattcaactctttttttttttttttttttttgttatagtgAAGAAATATAATTAGTATGATAACATATTatgtgtttatattttattatcttattaaatgATGATATACttgaatattttgtatatttaaaagaaattatgatataaaaaaaattataatattaatattagtttcaattataaaattatcaattatactcattattattatctacatttatcaattatattattattttcttatttgacTCGAATGTctctttacttttattaaaattttcaaaaaaaaaaaaaatacttttattagaaataatcttataattttaatttaaaactatagCTTAATCTTTTGTTCCATTTTTttcctacaaaataaataaataaattgagatgggttgaatcattttaatattttatttaatgcaGCCTTAATCTACAGTGGATTCATTCTTACCTACTAGGAAAAATGTATTTCTACTATATTCATGTAATTTGCTTTCTCGTggtaatagtattttttttaatatgaagcATGAAAATTGATAAAGgtcacaaaaaatatttggtGAATTTTACTACATAACCCTATATAAATATAGGTAGGTTAATGGTATCAATTCAAACCATCAAGCTAAATATTCATAGTCAAAGATGAGTTCAACAAAATACCTTCTGTTATCCTGCCTTCTTTTTGCTTCACTATTTGTTTATTCTTACTCGAGAGCGTTAATCGACAATGATAGCTTCGTAGCCTCTAACGACGACAAAGAACTTGTTTCATTAGATGAAGACTCCTCTAATGACGACAATGAACTTGGTGGTATGTTATATGAAGAGTCATTAAAAAATGATCATCTTGATTCGATCGAATCAATCGATGAAAAAAATTCTTTAGAATTTAATGATCTTGATTCGATCGATAAAGAGTCATTAGAAAATAATGATCTTAATTCGATCGACAAAGAACTTGTTTCGTTAGATGAAGACTCCTCTAATGACGACAATGAACTTGGTGGTATGTTATATGAAGAGTCATTAAAAAATGATCATCTTGATTCGATCGAATCAATCGATGAAAAAAATTCTTTAGAATTTAATGATCTTAATTCGATCGATAAAGAGTCGTTAGAAAATAATGATCTTAATTCGATCGATGAAGAGTCATTAGAAAATAATGATCTTGATTCGATCGATGAAGAGCCATTAGAAAATAATGATCTTGATTCGATCGATGATTCATCAGAAGAAGATCACAAGAAGTCTGGTCACAAACATAAGCGTCATCCATGCAAACGACATTCAGGTTCAAAGAAGGGTGGACAACATCACGGAGCAGCACACCCCCCTAAACCTTCCTCTAACGTTGATGATTTCGTGGATAATGAGGTGAATCAATACGAAGGACTCGATtcattcgatgaagagttattagagatggatgatgatgatgttgctTCGATCGATGAAGAATCACATGATGATAACAAGGAGCATGGTCACAAAAAAAAGCATCATCCATGCAAACGCCATGCACATTCAcgaaagggaaagggaaaacGAAGTCATGCACCTGTAGAACCACCTACAGGTTCCTCTAACGTTGCTGACATTAATACATGGATGGATCTAGATGAAAGTGTTGCTTCTGTCGATGAAGAatcatttgatcaaatgaaTTATGATGATCTTGATTCGATTGATGAGGAATCAAATATTGATGATCACAAGGAGTCTGGTGGTCACAAACATAAGCGTCATCCATGCAAACGTCATTCTCGTAAGAGTGGTCGACACCATCACGGATCGGGACCAGTACAATCCCCTAAACCTTCCTACGAGATTAATGACATCGATAATGAGATGGAGCAATATGAAGGAGTTGATTCAATCGATGAATTAGAGCCATTAGAGATGGATGATGATATTGTTTcgattgatgaagaagaatcaaagGGAGACAAGAAGCCTGAGCACAAAGGCAAGTATAAGCCATGCCGTCGACATGCAAAGGGAAGAAAAAGCCATGCACACCCACCTAAACAACCAATGGAGGAAGCACTCATATGAACTAGTAGACCGCCAGTACTTAAACCTTGTTTCGACAATGAGATCGaacatctaataattaatatgagttGAGCTAAGTCATGTCATAGGCTCGATCATAAACAAattccaaataataatttattctatgtTTCTCCAATAAAGAAGTGCCTTCATATTGAATCTTGATATTCACCTTTTCAGACCAACAAGGATTTCACCAGTAATTTTGTGAGTGTTACTAGAAAATGTATggacaaataaatatataaaaggaaaaggaagaatTAATTAAGGTCTCTAAAATTCTTGCTAAAGgcatatatacttatttttttttcaaatttacaaatattaaagacaaaaaaaatcaataaataaataattaataacattgTCCTTGTatatcac
It encodes the following:
- the LOC124924994 gene encoding DEK domain-containing chromatin-associated protein 4-like → MSSTKYLLLSCLLFASLFVYSYSRALIDNDSFVASNDDKELVSLDEDSSNDDNELGGMLYEESLKNDHLDSIESIDEKNSLEFNDLDSIDKESLENNDLNSIDKELVSLDEDSSNDDNELGGMLYEESLKNDHLDSIESIDEKNSLEFNDLNSIDKESLENNDLNSIDEESLENNDLDSIDEEPLENNDLDSIDDSSEEDHKKSGHKHKRHPCKRHSGSKKGGQHHGAAHPPKPSSNVDDFVDNEVNQYEGLDSFDEELLEMDDDDVASIDEESHDDNKEHGHKKKHHPCKRHAHSRKGKGKRSHAPVEPPTGSSNVADINTWMDLDESVASVDEESFDQMNYDDLDSIDEESNIDDHKESGGHKHKRHPCKRHSRKSGRHHHGSGPVQSPKPSYEINDIDNEMEQYEGVDSIDELEPLEMDDDIVSIDEEESKGDKKPEHKGKYKPCRRHAKGRKSHAHPPKQPMEEALI